A region of Planococcus sp. MSAK28401 DNA encodes the following proteins:
- the yihA gene encoding ribosome biogenesis GTP-binding protein YihA/YsxC: protein MKVHNVELVISAVRPAQYPETELPEFALAGRSNVGKSSFINKLIGRKSMARISSKPGKTQTLNFYKIEEDLFFVDVPGYGYAKVSKTEREAWGKMIETYITSREQLRAVVQIVDLRHPPSKDDQMMYDFMKHYGIPCIIIATKADKIPKGKWDKHKKIVREGLDMEKGDPLIVFSSETGLGQEAAWQEIEKRM, encoded by the coding sequence ATGAAGGTCCATAACGTAGAACTGGTAATCAGTGCGGTTCGCCCAGCGCAATACCCGGAAACCGAGCTTCCCGAGTTTGCGCTCGCTGGACGCTCAAATGTCGGAAAATCGTCTTTTATCAATAAGCTCATCGGCCGCAAAAGCATGGCGCGTATTTCGTCCAAGCCCGGCAAAACGCAAACTTTGAACTTTTATAAGATCGAAGAGGACTTGTTTTTCGTCGACGTTCCAGGCTACGGATACGCAAAAGTATCCAAAACCGAACGCGAAGCATGGGGCAAGATGATCGAGACCTATATTACAAGCCGCGAGCAATTGCGCGCGGTGGTCCAAATCGTCGATCTTCGCCATCCGCCGAGCAAAGATGATCAGATGATGTATGATTTCATGAAACATTACGGTATCCCGTGTATCATCATCGCGACGAAAGCCGACAAGATCCCGAAAGGCAAATGGGACAAGCATAAGAAAATCGTCCGTGAAGGACTGGATATGGAGAAAGGCGATCCATTAATCGTCTTTTCTTCCGAAACCGGGCTCGGTCAAGAAGCCGCCTGGCAGGAAATCGAAAAACGCATGTAA
- the hemA gene encoding glutamyl-tRNA reductase — protein sequence MHTLVVGVNYRSAPVSIREKLSFIESELPQAMQALQQQKSILENVIVSTCNRTEIYAVVDQLHTGRFYVKQFLASYFDIPMEQFSQYLFLHEQDEAIDHLFRVTAGIDSMVLGETQILGQVKSSFLAGQEIGTTGTVFNQLFKQAVTLAKRAHNETAIGENAVSVSYAAVELGKKIFGSLKNKHVVILGAGKMGELAIKNLQGSGADRITVINRTFEKAEVLADKFGGMAKPLNQLQCALLEADILISSTGSTDFVIDLELMQFVEKLRKGKPLFMVDIAVPRDMDPRIGDLQNVFLYDIDDMQGIVEANLAERERAAKQIAVMIDQEAEQFNDWLGTLGVVPVISALREKALGIQAETMESIENKMPDLTDREKKILNKHTKSIINQLLKEPILQAKEMGTAKKSREQLEMFMQIFGIEEEVEEQREKQALATRQKAERARLEKQQEALQGQENPGYTV from the coding sequence ATGCATACACTCGTAGTCGGGGTCAACTACCGTTCAGCGCCTGTATCGATCCGTGAGAAGCTATCGTTCATTGAAAGCGAGCTTCCGCAAGCGATGCAAGCCCTGCAACAACAAAAAAGCATATTGGAGAACGTCATCGTATCGACATGCAACCGGACGGAGATCTATGCCGTCGTGGACCAGCTGCATACCGGCCGTTTTTACGTGAAGCAATTTCTGGCTTCCTATTTCGACATTCCGATGGAGCAGTTCTCCCAGTATTTATTCCTTCATGAACAGGACGAAGCGATTGATCATTTGTTCCGTGTCACTGCCGGAATCGATTCGATGGTCCTTGGCGAGACGCAGATTCTCGGCCAAGTGAAATCCAGTTTCCTCGCAGGCCAAGAGATCGGTACGACAGGAACCGTGTTCAACCAATTGTTCAAGCAAGCGGTGACGCTGGCAAAACGTGCGCATAACGAAACAGCGATCGGCGAGAATGCAGTATCGGTTTCTTACGCAGCGGTTGAGCTTGGCAAAAAAATCTTTGGTTCATTGAAAAACAAGCATGTCGTCATTCTCGGCGCAGGGAAAATGGGCGAACTCGCCATTAAGAACCTGCAAGGCAGCGGAGCGGACCGCATTACGGTCATCAACCGCACATTCGAGAAAGCGGAAGTGCTCGCTGATAAATTCGGCGGAATGGCCAAACCTTTGAATCAATTGCAATGCGCATTACTGGAAGCGGACATCTTGATTTCATCTACAGGCTCGACGGATTTCGTCATCGATCTCGAATTGATGCAGTTTGTCGAGAAGCTGAGAAAAGGCAAGCCATTGTTTATGGTCGATATCGCGGTACCGCGTGATATGGATCCACGCATCGGCGATCTTCAGAATGTCTTCCTATATGATATTGATGATATGCAAGGCATCGTCGAAGCGAACCTCGCTGAACGTGAACGCGCGGCGAAACAGATCGCCGTCATGATCGACCAAGAAGCAGAGCAGTTCAACGACTGGCTCGGCACGCTAGGCGTTGTTCCGGTCATTTCCGCATTGCGTGAGAAAGCGCTTGGCATTCAGGCGGAAACGATGGAAAGCATCGAGAACAAAATGCCGGATTTGACAGATCGCGAGAAGAAGATCCTTAATAAGCATACGAAATCGATCATCAACCAATTATTGAAAGAGCCGATTTTGCAGGCCAAGGAAATGGGTACAGCGAAGAAATCACGCGAACAGCTTGAAATGTTCATGCAGATTTTCGGCATTGAAGAAGAAGTCGAGGAGCAGCGTGAAAAACAAGCGCTTGCGACGCGCCAAAAAGCGGAGCGTGCACGCCTTGAAAAGCAGCAAGAAGCGCTGCAAGGACAAGAAAATCCAGGCTATACTGTTTAA
- a CDS encoding cytochrome C assembly family protein, with protein MADITMARLHEAMVILYAISLVFYFVDYLYTTKKAIRIAMSLLGAVWLLQTVFLVLYIVETQRFPVLTLFEGIYFYAWLLVTLSLVLRIFYRFDFAVFLINIIGFIFMVIHTFAPVQIERSPVGEALVSELLFIHITFAILSYAAFSLSFVFSALHLLLYRLLKQKKWTKQWSSLPSLGQTEQGMTISVLVGIPMLFVSLVLGFQWAVVSLEEFSILDVKIVGSFILLIVYSFILWRHRRGNLNGMNYAWAHLYAFLILLINFFFGSRLSEFHFWY; from the coding sequence ATGGCTGATATAACAATGGCAAGGCTGCATGAAGCTATGGTTATACTATATGCTATCAGCCTTGTCTTTTATTTTGTCGATTATTTATATACTACGAAAAAAGCCATCCGGATTGCCATGTCACTTCTTGGGGCCGTGTGGTTATTGCAGACCGTGTTCCTGGTGCTCTACATCGTAGAGACACAGCGCTTTCCGGTACTGACTTTGTTTGAAGGCATTTATTTCTATGCGTGGTTATTGGTTACGCTATCGCTCGTCTTGCGGATTTTCTACCGTTTTGATTTTGCGGTATTTTTGATCAATATCATCGGATTCATCTTTATGGTTATCCATACATTTGCGCCGGTTCAGATCGAACGGTCGCCGGTCGGGGAAGCCTTGGTGTCGGAGTTGTTGTTCATCCACATCACGTTCGCCATCCTGTCCTATGCGGCATTTTCGTTATCGTTCGTTTTTTCTGCGCTTCACCTGCTGCTGTACAGGCTATTGAAGCAAAAGAAATGGACCAAGCAATGGAGCAGCCTGCCGTCACTCGGGCAGACCGAACAGGGCATGACCATTTCCGTTTTGGTCGGCATCCCGATGCTGTTCGTCTCACTCGTTCTCGGCTTCCAATGGGCAGTCGTGTCGCTCGAGGAATTTTCCATTTTAGATGTAAAAATTGTGGGTTCGTTTATCCTGCTGATTGTCTATAGCTTTATTCTATGGCGTCACCGGCGAGGCAACTTGAATGGCATGAACTATGCCTGGGCCCATTTGTATGCGTTTTTGATATTGCTGATTAATTTCTTTTTCGGCAGTCGTTTATCGGAATTTCATTTTTGGTATTAA
- the hemC gene encoding hydroxymethylbilane synthase: MRKIIVGSRRSKLALTQTNQFIEKMKAAGAPFEFEIKEIVTKGDRILDVQLSKVGGKGLFVKEIEEALYAKEIDFAVHSMKDMPAVLPEGFVIGCIPDREDPRDAFIANDHVKLMDLPVGAVVGTSSLRRSSQLLLLRPDLDVQWIRGNIDTRLAKLHAGDFDAIILAAAGLKRMGWSDDIVTEFMNTEDCLPAIGQGALAIECREDDEELLAELAKVNDKETELAVTAERKFLKDMNGSCQVPIAGYATVSGDEISFTGLISAPEGDQVYKESAAGKDPIEAGRIVAEKISAQGGYDLIQRVIAENNV; this comes from the coding sequence TTGAGAAAAATCATTGTAGGGTCAAGAAGAAGCAAGCTTGCGTTGACGCAAACCAACCAATTCATTGAGAAAATGAAAGCGGCAGGTGCGCCGTTTGAATTCGAGATTAAAGAGATTGTCACTAAAGGCGACCGCATCCTGGATGTTCAATTGTCAAAAGTGGGGGGCAAAGGGCTTTTCGTCAAAGAAATCGAAGAGGCGCTTTATGCCAAGGAAATCGATTTCGCCGTCCACAGTATGAAAGACATGCCAGCTGTTCTTCCCGAAGGTTTTGTCATCGGCTGTATCCCGGACCGGGAAGACCCGCGTGACGCCTTCATTGCGAATGACCATGTGAAATTGATGGATTTGCCAGTCGGCGCTGTCGTCGGCACAAGCAGCTTGCGCCGGAGCTCGCAGTTACTTTTACTGCGCCCGGACCTTGATGTCCAGTGGATCCGCGGGAATATCGATACACGCCTCGCGAAGCTCCATGCAGGTGATTTCGATGCCATCATTCTGGCAGCTGCTGGGTTGAAACGTATGGGCTGGAGCGATGACATCGTCACTGAATTCATGAATACAGAAGACTGTCTACCGGCGATCGGGCAAGGCGCACTCGCCATTGAATGCCGTGAAGACGACGAAGAGCTTCTTGCGGAACTAGCGAAAGTGAACGACAAAGAAACAGAACTGGCCGTGACGGCGGAGCGTAAATTCCTTAAAGACATGAACGGTAGCTGCCAAGTGCCGATTGCAGGATATGCGACGGTTTCAGGTGATGAAATCTCCTTCACAGGATTGATTTCGGCTCCAGAAGGCGACCAAGTGTACAAAGAATCAGCGGCTGGCAAAGACCCGATTGAAGCAGGCCGCATCGTAGCTGAAAAAATCAGCGCACAAGGCGGATATGATTTGATCCAGCGTGTCATCGCCGAAAACAATGTGTAA
- a CDS encoding uroporphyrinogen-III synthase, with amino-acid sequence MCKKKPVIIFTGSRLPKEAAELALQNGAQVEYYPLIETVLRNTRAPNFERYGWLIFTSRNSAEAFCKLRPETDAKIAAVGDKTAEILEKHGYPVDFIPSTFSADVFVQEFPDIAGKERCLFVRGALAKDTILSMPLVIDEWTVYDTVKKYNNAQALAGMSDVTIIFASPSAVSAYREAGGNFKDIQTAAIGHITERAIIEAGGEVHFRPETYTYLEIIQTIAKGSCNL; translated from the coding sequence ATGTGTAAGAAAAAACCGGTCATCATTTTTACCGGCAGCCGTTTGCCGAAAGAAGCGGCAGAGCTTGCGCTGCAGAACGGGGCGCAGGTGGAATATTATCCACTGATCGAGACGGTACTGCGAAACACCCGTGCGCCTAATTTTGAGCGTTATGGCTGGCTGATTTTCACGAGCCGCAACAGCGCAGAAGCTTTTTGCAAGCTGCGTCCAGAAACCGATGCGAAAATAGCGGCTGTCGGTGATAAGACCGCTGAAATACTGGAAAAACACGGCTATCCGGTCGACTTCATCCCTTCAACGTTCAGTGCCGATGTCTTTGTCCAGGAATTTCCGGACATCGCCGGCAAGGAACGCTGTTTGTTTGTCAGGGGGGCTCTCGCCAAAGACACGATTTTGTCGATGCCGCTAGTGATCGATGAATGGACTGTCTATGATACCGTCAAGAAGTACAACAATGCACAAGCGCTCGCCGGGATGTCCGATGTCACGATTATTTTCGCTAGCCCTTCGGCAGTTTCTGCTTACCGGGAAGCGGGTGGAAATTTCAAGGACATCCAGACTGCCGCGATTGGGCATATTACCGAACGAGCCATCATCGAAGCGGGTGGAGAGGTCCATTTCCGCCCTGAAACTTATACGTATCTTGAAATCATCCAGACAATAGCGAAAGGAAGTTGCAACTTATGA
- the hemB gene encoding porphobilinogen synthase: MKDLKFDRHRRLRGSANLRAMVRETSVQKEDFIYPIFVVEGENYKKEISSMPGVYHYSIDRLGEELDEVVELGIPSVILFGVPKDKDPVGSQAYHDHAITQEAIRFAKQRHPELVVIADTCLCQYTDHGHCGVIEDGVILNDESLDLLARTAVSQAKAGADIIAPSNMMDGFVAAIRYGLDEAGFSHIPIMSYGVKYASAYYGPFREAAHSTPQFGDRKTYQMDPANRMEALREASSDVNEGADFMIVKPALSYLDIIREVRDNFDIPIVAYNVSGEYAMVKAAAQNGWVDEEKIVLETLLSMKRAGADILMSYHAKDAVRWLEGK, translated from the coding sequence ATGAAAGACTTGAAATTCGATCGTCACCGCCGTCTGCGCGGTTCAGCGAATCTTCGTGCAATGGTCCGTGAAACCTCCGTACAAAAAGAGGATTTCATCTATCCGATTTTTGTTGTGGAAGGCGAAAACTATAAAAAAGAAATTTCTTCAATGCCAGGAGTCTACCATTATTCAATCGACCGCCTTGGCGAAGAATTAGATGAAGTGGTTGAGCTCGGCATCCCGTCCGTCATTCTTTTCGGTGTTCCGAAAGATAAAGACCCAGTCGGTTCGCAAGCTTATCACGACCACGCGATTACACAAGAAGCGATCCGTTTTGCCAAACAGCGCCATCCGGAACTCGTTGTCATCGCCGATACGTGCCTATGCCAATATACAGACCACGGGCATTGCGGCGTCATCGAAGACGGCGTCATCTTAAACGATGAGTCACTCGACTTGTTGGCGCGTACAGCGGTATCCCAAGCAAAAGCCGGTGCAGATATTATCGCGCCATCGAACATGATGGACGGCTTTGTCGCAGCGATCCGCTACGGCCTTGATGAAGCCGGATTCAGCCATATTCCAATCATGTCATACGGCGTGAAATATGCTTCTGCTTACTACGGACCGTTCCGTGAAGCGGCGCATTCTACGCCTCAATTCGGCGACCGCAAAACCTATCAGATGGACCCGGCAAACCGCATGGAAGCACTTCGCGAAGCATCATCCGATGTTAATGAAGGCGCAGATTTCATGATCGTCAAACCGGCGTTGTCTTATCTTGATATTATCCGCGAAGTTCGCGATAACTTTGACATCCCGATCGTCGCTTACAATGTTTCGGGTGAATACGCGATGGTTAAAGCAGCCGCGCAAAACGGCTGGGTCGATGAAGAAAAAATCGTTCTTGAAACTTTGCTCAGCATGAAACGTGCTGGGGCAGATATTCTGATGTCGTACCACGCAAAAGACGCGGTACGCTGGCTGGAGGGAAAATAA
- the hemL gene encoding glutamate-1-semialdehyde 2,1-aminomutase has protein sequence MGYEHSKQAFEEAKPLMPGGVNSPVRAFKSVNMEPIFMQSGSGATITDIDGNTYIDYVLSWGPLILGHAHPEVVKAIQEQATLGTSFGAPTILENDMAKLVQERVPSIEMVRMVSSGTEATMSALRVARGYTGRNKILKFEGCYHGHGDSLLIKAGSGVATLGLPDSPGVPESVAKNTITVPYNDLESVRLAFQEFGDDLAAVIVEPVAGNMGVVPPAEGFLQELRNLTHENGTVLIFDEVMTGFRVGYNCAQGHYSVTPDMTCLGKVIGGGLPVGAFGGKREIMEQVAPSGSIYQAGTLSGNPLAMRAGFETLSRLNEASYETFVERGDQLEKGFREAAEKYNIPHTVNRAGSMIGFFFTNEEVTNFETASSSDLELFAEYYRLMAEEGIYLPPSQFEGMFLSTAHTPEHIERTVQAFHNVFAKLAR, from the coding sequence ATGGGATACGAACACTCTAAACAAGCATTCGAAGAAGCAAAACCACTGATGCCAGGCGGCGTCAACAGCCCGGTGCGCGCCTTTAAATCGGTCAATATGGAACCGATTTTTATGCAATCCGGCAGCGGAGCAACCATTACGGACATCGACGGTAACACGTATATCGATTACGTCTTGTCTTGGGGCCCGCTGATTCTGGGCCATGCCCATCCTGAAGTGGTGAAAGCCATCCAGGAACAGGCAACACTTGGCACTTCATTTGGCGCACCGACGATCCTTGAAAACGATATGGCAAAACTCGTCCAAGAGCGCGTGCCATCAATTGAAATGGTCCGTATGGTATCGTCCGGTACAGAAGCGACGATGAGCGCACTTCGCGTAGCGCGCGGCTATACAGGACGCAACAAGATCCTGAAATTTGAAGGCTGTTACCACGGCCACGGCGATAGCCTATTGATCAAAGCGGGATCTGGCGTTGCGACACTCGGCTTGCCAGATTCTCCAGGCGTACCGGAATCTGTGGCGAAAAACACGATTACGGTTCCTTATAACGATTTGGAAAGCGTGCGCCTAGCGTTCCAGGAGTTCGGAGATGATTTGGCGGCAGTGATCGTCGAGCCGGTCGCCGGCAATATGGGCGTCGTTCCGCCAGCTGAAGGATTCCTTCAAGAGCTGCGCAACTTGACGCATGAAAACGGCACCGTCTTGATCTTCGATGAAGTCATGACTGGCTTCCGCGTCGGCTATAATTGTGCACAAGGCCATTACAGTGTCACGCCGGACATGACGTGCCTCGGCAAAGTCATCGGCGGCGGGTTGCCTGTTGGCGCATTTGGCGGCAAACGCGAAATCATGGAACAAGTCGCACCAAGCGGCTCGATCTACCAGGCGGGCACACTGTCCGGAAACCCGCTCGCGATGCGTGCAGGTTTTGAGACATTATCGCGTTTGAACGAAGCAAGCTACGAAACATTCGTTGAACGTGGTGACCAGCTGGAAAAAGGTTTCCGCGAAGCGGCTGAAAAATACAATATCCCGCATACGGTCAACCGTGCTGGTTCGATGATCGGCTTCTTCTTCACGAATGAGGAAGTGACGAACTTTGAAACGGCTTCGAGTTCCGATCTGGAGTTGTTTGCGGAGTACTATCGTTTAATGGCGGAAGAAGGCATTTACTTGCCACCATCCCAGTTTGAAGGCATGTTCCTATCGACTGCCCATACACCTGAACATATCGAACGCACAGTGCAAGCATTCCATAATGTGTTTGCGAAACTGGCAAGATAA